A segment of the Pieris brassicae chromosome 10, ilPieBrab1.1, whole genome shotgun sequence genome:
AACTGTCTTGCGTTCGCGGACCGCACTGTCAAAAGCCAAGATGGCGTCTCGACCCCATTTGCATTTGCTCTGCTCTGATTGGTCGTTACTATATTCGTACTTTTGTTCGTTAAGTAACGATTCCAAAACAATCGAAGGAACATCAATTATAGACTCGATCATAACATTTCCTGATATCCGAGAATTTCCCGTAATgctttatattgtaaatttcaGGAAACACCAAACCCAGCGGTGAACGTACAAACGTGTACTGAAGCAGCAACGATGATGCGTCTAACGAAAGAGATTCGTGCTATTTGTCAACGGAATGAACCAAGCGGAAAGCCAGTGCGCAAGATTAGTCTCACTTGTCATACTGCGCATGCGCATACTACAGCGCTATTGGCTAAGGTATTTTGTCTTACaagaaacatttaaataaataataattaatttcaatttacataaaaataataaatattcgcaatataaagtaattaaggAAATTCGTAACAttgtagatatatttttacttcgcatataaagattaatttgtaatattaaaatgtatgaaagaCTTTGTTGTAACTAACGGGATCTAATGTTAAAAAGGTATCTAACGTGGAAATAGAACCCAGATCGTTTCGTTACGAGCCAAGAGCTCTACCAGCTAAGTGTTCGTGtagtatagataaataacctagAGACCAACTGCAGCGCGAcctgccgggctgatttgtaAACGCATACAAGAAActtcattcaaatcggtccagctgtttaagagttcagtgacatacacacgtacagtaaattatatatataaagatatcaaTAAATGTGGTTTCCAGCCATCAACTGTAGAAGAGCGTCGCGTTCGTCTTCGTTCGCCTGCCCCCTCCCCAGCGCCGTCTCCTTCCCCCTCACCATCCCCCGCCGGAAGTCCTATACCCCCGGGACATGCAAACTCCAGGTTCTATGTGAGTATATCTCTAGATAACTAAAGGAAGTCTTTAAATCGGCTTAGATACAATCccataaatatctatttttcatTACTATCAAGGATAACCAGGATGTCAAATGCCATTAATgtctatttatgtttttatttatttctgtttgttgtaatatttttgtattgtattaaaaattaatattttttaactatttaggCACTACAGTTCGGGCACGGTTAAAGCCCTGAGTGCTGTATTTTCTGTactcaaatttatatataactagcggacccgataGACGTTCTCCTGTCctaactataaatattgatttatagttggtataattaaaaaaaaatattttaacttttaatattcgGCGTGATATCTCTGAACTAACGGTGATGTGCACTAAGAAATTcattttttgttagaaatacaaattaattattttattgtatgcattttatcaatataataataactccgatcgaagaattaacaaacacaacaaaaaaagaatgagCAAAATCactccagccgttcacgcgtgatgccgtgaccaagggataTAGGGCttcatttatatatgaataaaaaaataaaaatgccttTAGTTAAATAAGCATGGTGCAAACCAGAAATAGGACACaaatgttttcaataaaaaaatcaaattaattcaagctttaaaaaaaaaatcaaattttttataatttctatgtCAACGAAAGcattctatttattacttgttcgtgtaaaatatatataaaaacatgtcAAAATATCACTGACATTGAAGTCTTATTTTTTCAGGTGACCCGAGTCACACCAGAAAGAGATTCATCAACAGACAGTTCGAGCCCTTCAACGCCAACCAAACCATCTTATTGCCCCACGCCTTCTAGATTTAAAGTTGTAcaggtatttatattttaaaattttcgatatatgtacatattaaaattacaattttcaatCAACCTGCTTTAGTTAATGTGTATGCAAGTGATAGTAcgataaaatcaaaatacataatatattttcaagttttttttaattgaaataattcttAGTTTagtatgaaaatgtttaatgtatcatataagtttattaataatccaGGCACGctacaaaaatttattgccTCAGTCAGTTTGACATATTTCGTCAATTGCTAGAAGACTTTCATCTTGATGCTTGCCTTTATTGTATGAGCACTAAATATCACTGCCCATGCTTGACATGATATAATTTACTATACAGTTATGGGCTAGAACAACTGTTGACattatacattttctattCAGGTCGCAGAACCACCGCAGATTCAAATCCACCCAGCACAGCCGAGGCGACCATCATCTCGGTTCTCAGTAACAAGGAACTACGATGCTATGTATAACCCTTCTCCCGCCCCATCTCCTTCACCGCCACCCGCTACTGAAAGTGTACCTGCAAAAAGTGAAATTAAAGCTATCAACCCCGATACAGCTTTAACATTTGATAAACTTGCAACAGTAAAAAaggaaactaaaaataaaagtgatcaaGATAGTGTTAAAACAGATATTGCAGCTGAAAAACTATCTGAAACTAGACATATTGAATGGAAAACTGTGAAAGATGCAAAGGGTGATGAAACAGATGGTATATGCGATAAGAGAGGTAAAAGTGGTAAAGAGAACAAAATGTGTAGTGTTAGTTCTGATAAACAATGTGTAAAATCGAAAGAACATGGTGCGGAAAGTGACTTTGTGATTGATAGAGTTAAAGCGCCAATTTCAATGCAGCTAATAGCAGAGCCTAgctataaaaaagataatattagtTCAGAAATTGTTATACAAACAGAGGacatagaaaaagaaaaatgtcaATGTGACACAAAAAGACTTTTACAAGATAAATTTGCCCGGATTGAAAATATTGAACCTAAAATTGAAGGAGGTGATAAAAAGTCGAaggaaattattaagaaagaCTCTGAAAAAGAAGTAAAGGCTGATAACAAAAATGATAAACGAATTGAGAGTGTTGTAACAGAAATCGTTTCTGAAATAGAACCTCTCAAATTTACTATTAAACAAGATTCTGTGATACACGGACCACAAATGGCTAAAGAAACTCAATCACGTTGTTTATTGAGTTCTGGTGATAAAACTGAGACTGAGGCTCAAACCCCGGAAATAGTTAAGGTTGCCTTTACgaatattattgataatgtGGCCTGGCCTCCGTTACGAACTAAAAGTGATAAAGGCAATCAGGACAGTACAGACTTGAAAGTGACTACACAAAGTGATAgtgttaaaaatgttaaaattagtGATACAGTTAAGTTAGGTGACATACTCACCGATAGTTGTAAAGATAAGGTGGAAGAATTGTCTCAAGAAACAGTTAGTGtagataaaacaattaaaacagaGACAAAACTTGTTAAAAACAGTGTAGAAGTAACCGAATCAGAAAAAGTTGACGTAGATGTCACAGTTGTAGTAAAAAAGGAATCAAATACCGAGAAAACCAAAGTACATAGTGaccaaattgtaaatatagataataaggTAAAGGGAGACATAGCCATTAAACAAATAGAAGCAATTACAGCTGATTTAGGTAGTTTAATACAAGAAATGCACGATCTAACcacaaaaacaaagaaaaacgaTTTAGTTATAGATAATGTTGTACCTGTTCGCGATAATGTAGTTTTAAAGAAGAATAAAAGTGAATCGAGTTTGGATAGTCCAGATTTAGAAGTGTCTAGACTTATGAGAAAGCAAGTTAGTGCCTTTTGTGACAGCAGCTCATCCTTGGAGATTTCTGGCAGTTCAGTGGAAAGcttaaatattgatagaaTGAAGCCAGTGATAATTGAAACCATAGAAGCTAAAAGGGAACAATTCTCGAATGAAAGCAGTATGGAATCAACAAGTGAAGTTACCCCAGTGAATCTTAACGTATCAATAAGTTCTAACGAAAGCGTTTCGCCAATCATTTTTGGAACTTCCAAGAAAATTCATGATTCTCTGTCGAGTTTAGAGGCTAGTGTCAGTTCAATTGAATCGGCAAAAGAGAAAATGATGGTTACATCCGCTGATTCAGGCATAGAGCATTCTCTTAATCCCTCAGATGTAAGAGAAGACAATTCTTCTAATGAAGGAACTCTAACTAACAGTTCAAGCTTGAAAGACACTGATAAGAGTTCCCAAGAAACATTGACATCGCCAAAACGGACTTCAAGCTTGTTAGATGTTCCCGCTTTGAAGTCCAAAGGTTTAGAGAGAATGAGAAAGATATCATGGGTAGCGCCCTCTCCCAGTTTTCATATACCTAGACCAGAGCCAGAGaaagttgaaaataaatttccatCTAATTTGGAGAAGCTATTGAGTCTATTTCAACATCCAAGCAGCCTGTTTTCACGCGCAACGACAGAAGATGATAAAAAATCAACTTCCAGTACACCACCTAGAAAAGACTCGTCATTAACCAGCTCATTCTGGTCTTGGGCCAGCTCATCTGACAAATCCGACAAGGATGACAAAGATGCTGACAGCCTCTCGGAAGCGACAGACTCTACTCTATCAGAAAGGGTTCAAGTATCATTCGTTGACGAATCTTTCTCTAAAAAATTTGACAAAACGCCGtcaacagatacagaaaatacATTGAGCGAATTCCAATCGTTTCAAGCAGGAGACACTGTTACCGACATAACCACCGACGAAAAATTAGTACAAATCTTAGATGTAAGTAAAGACGCAGCGTCCATTGATATGCCTGCGTGCAAAACAGATCTCATTGTACCCAACGATTATGAAATTGATGAAAAATGtgaaaaaacagaaaaattaGTTAAGTTAGAAGAAAAGATAGATGTAAGACCTAGAACGTTTGCATCAGTTCTCAAA
Coding sequences within it:
- the LOC123714842 gene encoding uncharacterized protein LOC123714842, with translation MSTSDQITCPGVCETTVKNEENPIVVHDEVSEKKEEKPKRKVSFPHDEELVTQYFEPANPWHDVPTTTRAQLAGEYLEACRSHNTPPIDSVLQQIRELSENTIGGCIRAARLTLAECSLLGPSPVDALESLLSKVQFRRLEIDHVEIDDEGAEAIFDMIEYYESASAVCISGPRQFGIRGWQAASRMIKKSAELTELEISESPLEAAHAPVLARSLKPLACRVRSLCLQQASLAGESLLCLVIALKSNNSVRELRLGDNGLTQYDAVQLGSLLRYNTRLQLLDLSNNQIQDAGVCDIANALVEQSAHTPPSAPTSPLSPHHCPLSGYEYRGLAFLVLWNNQLTRNCAQHLARVLNTSKSLCVLNVGRNALGSEGVKTLTMSGGGALVSLGLQAARLSLDAAKCIAELIQSNSKLQRLDLRDNRLGVAGLQAICNAVKDNQTLTQIDLDDPPETPNPAVNVQTCTEAATMMRLTKEIRAICQRNEPSGKPVRKISLTCHTAHAHTTALLAKPSTVEERRVRLRSPAPSPAPSPSPSPSPAGSPIPPGHANSRFYVTRVTPERDSSTDSSSPSTPTKPSYCPTPSRFKVVQVAEPPQIQIHPAQPRRPSSRFSVTRNYDAMYNPSPAPSPSPPPATESVPAKSEIKAINPDTALTFDKLATVKKETKNKSDQDSVKTDIAAEKLSETRHIEWKTVKDAKGDETDGICDKRGKSGKENKMCSVSSDKQCVKSKEHGAESDFVIDRVKAPISMQLIAEPSYKKDNISSEIVIQTEDIEKEKCQCDTKRLLQDKFARIENIEPKIEGGDKKSKEIIKKDSEKEVKADNKNDKRIESVVTEIVSEIEPLKFTIKQDSVIHGPQMAKETQSRCLLSSGDKTETEAQTPEIVKVAFTNIIDNVAWPPLRTKSDKGNQDSTDLKVTTQSDSVKNVKISDTVKLGDILTDSCKDKVEELSQETVSVDKTIKTETKLVKNSVEVTESEKVDVDVTVVVKKESNTEKTKVHSDQIVNIDNKVKGDIAIKQIEAITADLGSLIQEMHDLTTKTKKNDLVIDNVVPVRDNVVLKKNKSESSLDSPDLEVSRLMRKQVSAFCDSSSSLEISGSSVESLNIDRMKPVIIETIEAKREQFSNESSMESTSEVTPVNLNVSISSNESVSPIIFGTSKKIHDSLSSLEASVSSIESAKEKMMVTSADSGIEHSLNPSDVREDNSSNEGTLTNSSSLKDTDKSSQETLTSPKRTSSLLDVPALKSKGLERMRKISWVAPSPSFHIPRPEPEKVENKFPSNLEKLLSLFQHPSSLFSRATTEDDKKSTSSTPPRKDSSLTSSFWSWASSSDKSDKDDKDADSLSEATDSTLSERVQVSFVDESFSKKFDKTPSTDTENTLSEFQSFQAGDTVTDITTDEKLVQILDVSKDAASIDMPACKTDLIVPNDYEIDEKCEKTEKLVKLEEKIDVRPRTFASVLKSTGSENSLDKQSPEAGQPVDKFPTKVIRGIKENVSPENTITSMSTKALVYELSERPIKNSPIVSTIWEIQTPVSEKSEVKFEDHKAQSDLAPIANIDETCDVAADESIQFAYIDDVKVDEDNKFIKELGSVDVAKDALSYLESKDTIRKPESSLAQELKDAERKELVDLSPELVLDEALDKPDYAIDVKGRKSSPVIPERAKLKKSNSLEDLTKRPEKESPKLKSIAFKVPESTTPRDIPQRRTKLRNRSGSSPKSLPESLNKPCPLAKMDSILSKKKKKVSSLGKMARDSLLALNMSEEEIAEFRRSYKLTSVESLRSLESVSEDANSQSGTSIDSRCRACLRTSQESLMSLDSITEDCRCQEFCERRTHR